In Carya illinoinensis cultivar Pawnee chromosome 6, C.illinoinensisPawnee_v1, whole genome shotgun sequence, a single genomic region encodes these proteins:
- the LOC122312966 gene encoding abscisic acid receptor PYL8-like, with the protein MNGKFDGIGNGEFSGVECEFIRRFHRHQPGENQCSSALVKRIKAPVHLVWSLVRRFDQPQKYKPFISRCIVKGNLEIGSLREVDVKSGLPATTSTERLELLDDDEHILSIKIIGGDHRLRNYSSIISLHPEIIDGRPGTLVIESFVVDVPEGNTKDETCYFVQALIKCNLKSLADVSERLAVQDRTEPIDRI; encoded by the exons ATGAATGGGAAATTTGACGGGATTGGAAATGGCGAATTCAGCGGCGTGGAGTGCGAATTCATACGGAGGTTCCATCGCCACCAGCCCGGCGAGAATCAGTGTAGCTCCGCGCTCGTCAAGCGCATCAAAGCCCCAGTTCACCTC GTTTGGTCTTTGGTGAGGAGATTCGATCAACCACAGAAATACAAGCCATTTATCAGTAGGTGCATTGTGAAGGGGAACCTTGAGATTGGGAGTCTCAGAGAAGTGGATGTTAAGTCTGGGCTTCCTGCAACTACAAGTACAGAAAGACTGGAACTTCTTGATGATGATGAGCATATACTCAGCATCAAGATAATTGGAGGGGATCACAGACTTAGG AACTACTCGTCCATTATTTCCCTCCATCCGGAGATCATTGATGGAAGACCAGGGACTCTTGTGATTGAGTCGTTTGTTGTGGATGTGCCTGAAGGGAACACAAAGGACGAGACTTGCTACTTTGTGCAGGCCTTGATCAAGTGCAATCTGAAATCACTTGCTGATGTGTCAGAGCGGCTAGCAGTGCAGGATCGAACTGAACCCATTGATCGGATCTGA
- the LOC122312972 gene encoding uncharacterized protein LOC122312972 isoform X3, with product MRWWKPFYALQILNLASPPLRLEEENAEFFKSYYVRVKLNKQIQLFNDLLKGQSELLNSSSPQKVPLLSMRSGIHCMPVNNPPLGYPILQQPSIPFMSQSPSYFVNHMPSCQAVHRIPSPGNFNPTQINYVEYCATNTVPSIPTCSTNLENRSSSALMASCGQVPFTLSAMAGLGMETPALNATNNLHVANVEGLQLGSDGQTGPPKELQSLEQISWNSSVSDIDAGWPTLPDVGAPGNYSGGSILPYDEDVLLD from the exons ATGAGGTGGTGGAAACCCTTCTATGCCTTGCAAATATTGAACCTGGCTTCACCACCTCTG agactggaagaagaaaatgcagaatttttcaaGTCTTACTACGTAAGGGTAAAGCTGAACAAACAAATCCAATTGTTCAATGATTTACTCAAGGGGCAGTCTGAACTACTGAACAGTTCTTCACCTCAGAAGGTTCCATTGCTTTCTATGCGGAGTGGGATTCATTGCATGCCAG TTAATAATCCACCTCTGGGGTATCCAATTCTGCAGCAGCCTTCAATTCCATTTATGAGTCAATCCCCAAGTTATTTTGTGAACCATATGCCCAGCTGTCAGGCGGTACACAGAATCCCTTCGCCAGGCAATTTCAACCCTACACAAATAAATTATGTGGAATA CTGTGCCACCAATACAGTACCTTCCATTCCTACTTGTTCTACCAACTTGGAGAATCGTTCAAGTTCTGCATTAATGGCATCCTGTGGCCAAGTTCCCTTCACTTTATCAGCGATGGCAGGACTTGGAATGGAAACACCAGCACTTAACGCTACAAATAATCTTCATGTGGCAAATGTAGAAGGGTTGCAACTTGGCTCTGATGGTCAAACTGGACCACCCAAGGAACTTCAATCATTGGAGCAGATTTCTTGGAATTCAAGCGTCTCCGATATAGATGCGGGGTGGCCAACCTTGCCAG ATGTTGGAGCACCAGGCAACTACTCGGGCGGCTCCATTTTGCCTTATGATGAAGATGTATTGCTTGATTAA
- the LOC122312972 gene encoding uncharacterized protein LOC122312972 isoform X1, translating into MNPKVQLKNNSPEASMVDSGSASISRNMNRRAICEESAVVHNLIERCLRLYMNKNEVVETLLCLANIEPGFTTSVLQRLEEENAEFFKSYYVRVKLNKQIQLFNDLLKGQSELLNSSSPQKVPLLSMRSGIHCMPVNNPPLGYPILQQPSIPFMSQSPSYFVNHMPSCQAVHRIPSPGNFNPTQINYVEYCATNTVPSIPTCSTNLENRSSSALMASCGQVPFTLSAMAGLGMETPALNATNNLHVANVEGLQLGSDGQTGPPKELQSLEQISWNSSVSDIDAGWPTLPDVGAPGNYSGGSILPYDEDVLLD; encoded by the exons AT GAATCCGAAGGTTCAGCTGAAAAATAATTCACCTGAGGCTTCTATGGTGGACTCTGGTTCGGCATCCATTTCAAGAAACATGAACAGAAGAGCTATATGCGAAGAAAGTGCTGTT GTTCACAACCTGATTGAAAGGTGCTTGCGGTTGTATATGAACAAAAATGAGGTGGTGGAAACCCTTCTATGCCTTGCAAATATTGAACCTGGCTTCACCACCTCTG TATTGCAGagactggaagaagaaaatgcagaatttttcaaGTCTTACTACGTAAGGGTAAAGCTGAACAAACAAATCCAATTGTTCAATGATTTACTCAAGGGGCAGTCTGAACTACTGAACAGTTCTTCACCTCAGAAGGTTCCATTGCTTTCTATGCGGAGTGGGATTCATTGCATGCCAG TTAATAATCCACCTCTGGGGTATCCAATTCTGCAGCAGCCTTCAATTCCATTTATGAGTCAATCCCCAAGTTATTTTGTGAACCATATGCCCAGCTGTCAGGCGGTACACAGAATCCCTTCGCCAGGCAATTTCAACCCTACACAAATAAATTATGTGGAATA CTGTGCCACCAATACAGTACCTTCCATTCCTACTTGTTCTACCAACTTGGAGAATCGTTCAAGTTCTGCATTAATGGCATCCTGTGGCCAAGTTCCCTTCACTTTATCAGCGATGGCAGGACTTGGAATGGAAACACCAGCACTTAACGCTACAAATAATCTTCATGTGGCAAATGTAGAAGGGTTGCAACTTGGCTCTGATGGTCAAACTGGACCACCCAAGGAACTTCAATCATTGGAGCAGATTTCTTGGAATTCAAGCGTCTCCGATATAGATGCGGGGTGGCCAACCTTGCCAG ATGTTGGAGCACCAGGCAACTACTCGGGCGGCTCCATTTTGCCTTATGATGAAGATGTATTGCTTGATTAA
- the LOC122312972 gene encoding uncharacterized protein LOC122312972 isoform X2 — protein sequence MVDSGSASISRNMNRRAICEESAVVHNLIERCLRLYMNKNEVVETLLCLANIEPGFTTSVLQRLEEENAEFFKSYYVRVKLNKQIQLFNDLLKGQSELLNSSSPQKVPLLSMRSGIHCMPVNNPPLGYPILQQPSIPFMSQSPSYFVNHMPSCQAVHRIPSPGNFNPTQINYVEYCATNTVPSIPTCSTNLENRSSSALMASCGQVPFTLSAMAGLGMETPALNATNNLHVANVEGLQLGSDGQTGPPKELQSLEQISWNSSVSDIDAGWPTLPDVGAPGNYSGGSILPYDEDVLLD from the exons ATGGTGGACTCTGGTTCGGCATCCATTTCAAGAAACATGAACAGAAGAGCTATATGCGAAGAAAGTGCTGTT GTTCACAACCTGATTGAAAGGTGCTTGCGGTTGTATATGAACAAAAATGAGGTGGTGGAAACCCTTCTATGCCTTGCAAATATTGAACCTGGCTTCACCACCTCTG TATTGCAGagactggaagaagaaaatgcagaatttttcaaGTCTTACTACGTAAGGGTAAAGCTGAACAAACAAATCCAATTGTTCAATGATTTACTCAAGGGGCAGTCTGAACTACTGAACAGTTCTTCACCTCAGAAGGTTCCATTGCTTTCTATGCGGAGTGGGATTCATTGCATGCCAG TTAATAATCCACCTCTGGGGTATCCAATTCTGCAGCAGCCTTCAATTCCATTTATGAGTCAATCCCCAAGTTATTTTGTGAACCATATGCCCAGCTGTCAGGCGGTACACAGAATCCCTTCGCCAGGCAATTTCAACCCTACACAAATAAATTATGTGGAATA CTGTGCCACCAATACAGTACCTTCCATTCCTACTTGTTCTACCAACTTGGAGAATCGTTCAAGTTCTGCATTAATGGCATCCTGTGGCCAAGTTCCCTTCACTTTATCAGCGATGGCAGGACTTGGAATGGAAACACCAGCACTTAACGCTACAAATAATCTTCATGTGGCAAATGTAGAAGGGTTGCAACTTGGCTCTGATGGTCAAACTGGACCACCCAAGGAACTTCAATCATTGGAGCAGATTTCTTGGAATTCAAGCGTCTCCGATATAGATGCGGGGTGGCCAACCTTGCCAG ATGTTGGAGCACCAGGCAACTACTCGGGCGGCTCCATTTTGCCTTATGATGAAGATGTATTGCTTGATTAA
- the LOC122313372 gene encoding uncharacterized protein LOC122313372, with product MECNKDEAVRAKEIAERKFMERNYAASKKFALKAQNLYPELEGLSQMLMTLDVYISSENKIVGEADWYGVLGVNHLADDETVKKQYRKLALMLHPDKNKCLGAEGAFKLVSEAWSLLSDKAKRLSYNQKRNLKGFQQNASARSGSSVPPGANGFHNVTRNVTSTARNSHSSNRVGPSSVPPPHIKTNTFWTICNRCRTHYEYLRTYLNHTLLCPNCNEAFMALEKPPPPNVFKSSGWSSRKTHQNSRHHPGISNPYNAGLNSFSNTNFHWNSFSRGADFGCTAASSSAAAQAATVVEQASERVKREREEEWSAAPEWERSHLFKGTGNSALQGDIHLKKRKLDDNCLNSYGGHAANQMTMGNGGTGMVGLSEPTRGCSGTYKKPNGERELMFSEIQKMLLEKAQSELRKKLKEWSSLTEANTSKKEKEKVKDRVSKKQLGVVNGGTYDLHKEGESDVSNKRQQNNSISNRMEDDTDQQDVEPMSINVPDSDFHNFDLDRSESSFEDDQVWAAYDDDDGMPRYYARVHKVISLKPFKMRISWLNSRSNQELGPIDWIGSGFSKTCGDFRIGRQETTETLNSFSHKVMWTKGTRGVICIYPREGEVWALYRNWSPDWNEHTPDDLIHKYDMVEVLDDFNVEQGVSVVPLIKVTGFRTVFQRHMDPKEVRRIPKEEMFRFSHQVPNYLLTGQEAHNAPKGCRELDPAATSLELLQVIMEAKEEPMLKNCGRVEEEMFQSTPKINVDEMVGNTHTENK from the coding sequence ATGGAGTGCAATAAAGATGAGGCTGTCAGGGCTAAAGAAATTGCTGAGAGGAAGTTTATGGAGAGAAATTATGCTGCTTCAAAGAAATTTGCCTTGAAGGCTCAAAATTTGTATCCCGAGCTTGAGGGGCTCTCTCAAATGTTAATGACGCTTGATGTCTATATCTCTTCTGAAAACAAAATAGTTGGGGAAGCAGATTGGTATGGTGTACTTGGTGTAAATCACTTGGCTGATGATGAGACAGTAAAGAAACAATACAGGAAGCTAGCTCTCATGCTTCATCCTGATAAAAACAAGTGTTTAGGTGCAGAGGGCGCATTTAAGTTGGTTTCTGAGGCCTGGAGTTTGTTATCAGATAAGGCTAAGAGATTATCATATAACCAGAAGAGGAATTTGAAAGGATTTCAGCAGAATGCTTCAGCCCGGAGTGGTTCATCAGTGCCACCCGGAGCAAATGGCTTTCATAATGTTACCAGGAATGTTACTTCAACTGCAAGGAATAGTCATAGCAGCAATCGGGTGGGTCCCTCTTCAGTTCCTCCTCCACATATCAAAACTAATACTTTTTGGACCATTTGTAATAGATGCAGGACACATTATGAGTACCTCAGGACTTATTTAAATCACACTCTGCTTTGCCCTAATTGTAACGAAGCTTTTATGGCTTTAGAGAAGCCTCCGCCTCCTAATGTTTTTAAGTCCTCTGGTTGGTCTTCTCGCAAGACGCATCAGAATTCAAGACATCATCCTGGAATTAGTAACCCATATAATGCAGGTCTGAATTCATTCAGTAACACAAACTTCCACTGGAATTCTTTCTCCAGAGGGGCTGATTTTGGTTGTACTGCTGCATCAAGTTCTGCTGCTGCTCAAGCTGCAACTGTTGTTGAACAGGCTAGTGAGAGAGTAAAAAGAGAGCGTGAGGAAGAATGGTCGGCTGCCCCTGAATGGGAGAGGAGTCATCTATTTAAGGGCACGGGTAATTCTGCCCTTCAAGGAGATATACACTTGAAGAAGAGAAAGCTAGATGATAATTGTTTGAACAGTTATGGAGGCCATGCGGCAAATCAAATGACTATGGGAAATGGAGGAACTGGCATGGTAGGCTTATCGGAACCAACTAGGGGTTGTTCTGGTACTTATAAAAAGCCCAACGGTGAGAGAGAATTGATGTTTTCTGAAATACAGAAAATGCTATTGGAGAAGGCTCAGAGTGAACTCCGCAAGAAACTTAAAGAATGGAGCTCATTAACTGAAGCAAATACTTCaaagaaagagaaggagaaggtgAAAGACAGAGTGTCTAAGAAGCAGCTGGGTGTGGTTAATGGTGGCACATATGACCTGCATAAGGAGGGTGAGTCAGATGTTAGCAATAAAAGACAGCAAAACAATTCTATCTCTAACCGTATGGAGGATGATACAGATCAACAGGATGTTGAACCTATGTCAATCAATGTTCCAGATTCTGATTTTCACAATTTTGACCTGGACAGATCTGAAAGTTCCTTTGAGGATGACCAGGTCTGGGCTgcatatgatgatgatgatggtatgCCTCGTTACTATGCTCGAGTTCATAAGGTGATCTCTTTGAAGCCATTTAAGATGCGGATCAGTTGGCTTAACTCGAGAAGCAACCAGGAATTGGGCCCAATAGACTGGATAGGTTCTGGTTTCTCAAAAACATGTGGGGATTTCAGGATTGGCAGACAGGAAACAACGGAAACATTAAACTCTTTCTCTCACAAGGTTATGTGGACAAAAGGCACTCGTGGGGTCATTTGCATATATCCAAGAGAGGGAGAAGTCTGGGCTCTGTATAGAAATTGGTCCCCGGATTGGAATGAGCATACACCAGATGACTTGATACACAAATATGACATGGTGGAAGTGCTTGATGACTTTAATGTGGAACAAGGTGTGTCTGTTGTTCCTCTTATTAAAGTTACTGGTTTCAGGACAGTGTTTCAAAGGCACATGGACCCCAAAGAGGTCAGAAGGATTCCCAAAGAAGAAATGTTTCGCTTTTCTCATCAGGTCCCTAATTACTTGCTTACAGGCCAAGAAGCTCATAACGCTCCAAAGGGTTGTCGGGAGTTGGATCCAGCAGCTACCTCTTTGGAACTTCTTCAGGTTATTATGGAAGCTAAGGAGGAGCCTATGTTGAAGAACTGTGGAAGAGTCGAGGAGGAGATGTTCCAGAGTACCCCCAAAATAAATGTAGATGAGATGGTAGGGAATACCCACACAGAGAACAAATGA